From uncultured Roseateles sp., the proteins below share one genomic window:
- the surE gene encoding 5'/3'-nucleotidase SurE, with the protein MRILIANDDGYLAPGLLALVKACDGLGEIEVIAPEQNASGTSNALTLNRPLNVYTASNGFRYVNGTPSDCVHVALTGLLGHRPDLVLSGINNGANMGDDTLYSGTVAAATEGYLFGIPSIAFSQTEKGWTHLDAAAQTARAVIDQVLASGAAAPYLLNVNIPNRADAQSLPRVITRLGRRHASEPVIRQTNPRGETIYWIGPAGDAREAGEGTDFHATAQGRVSITPLQVDLTEHAGLSAWRQRLGGA; encoded by the coding sequence ATGCGTATTCTGATCGCCAATGATGATGGGTACCTTGCCCCCGGCCTGCTGGCCCTGGTCAAGGCTTGCGACGGCCTGGGCGAGATCGAGGTCATCGCGCCCGAGCAGAACGCCAGCGGCACGTCGAACGCGCTGACCCTGAACCGGCCGCTCAACGTCTACACCGCCAGCAACGGTTTTCGCTATGTCAACGGCACGCCGTCGGATTGCGTCCACGTGGCGCTGACCGGCTTGCTGGGCCACCGCCCCGATCTGGTGCTCTCCGGCATCAACAACGGCGCGAACATGGGTGACGACACCCTGTACTCCGGCACCGTGGCCGCGGCCACCGAAGGCTATCTGTTCGGCATTCCGTCGATCGCCTTCTCGCAGACCGAGAAGGGCTGGACCCATCTGGACGCCGCTGCGCAGACCGCACGCGCCGTCATTGATCAAGTGCTGGCCAGCGGTGCCGCAGCGCCCTACCTGCTCAATGTCAACATCCCGAACCGGGCCGATGCGCAGAGTCTGCCGCGCGTGATCACGCGGCTGGGCCGGCGCCATGCCAGCGAGCCGGTGATTCGCCAGACCAATCCGCGCGGGGAGACGATTTACTGGATAGGCCCGGCCGGCGATGCGCGCGAAGCGGGCGAGGGCACGGACTTCCATGCCACGGCCCAGGGCAGGGTTTCGATCACCCCACTGCAGGTCGATCTGACCGAGCACGCGGGCCTGAGCGCCTGGCGCCAGCGGCTGGGTGGTGCCTGA
- a CDS encoding NADPH:quinone oxidoreductase family protein, with amino-acid sequence MKAWLCENPVGVEALSWKDLPDLPPGPGELRVAIKAASLNFPDLLIVQNKYQMKPPLPFVPGTEFAGVVEALGEGVKGFKVGDTVAAFSGTGGFGTHANISAMVAMPLPAGFSFEDASAFVCTYATSHHALIDRAALQPGETVLVLGAAGGVGTAAIQIAKAAGARVIAAASSDEKCARCTEIGADATINYSKAHLRDELKALTGGKGPDVVYDPVGGDLAEPVFRSIAWRGRYLVIGFAQGAIPALPLNLALLKGASVVGVFWGEFAKREPRRNAAALQQLAQWYAEGKIKPVLDQVLPMAQLPQAFARMGSRQVVGKLVLVNT; translated from the coding sequence ATGAAAGCCTGGCTCTGCGAAAACCCCGTCGGCGTCGAGGCGCTCAGCTGGAAAGACCTGCCCGACCTGCCGCCCGGACCGGGCGAGTTGCGCGTGGCCATCAAGGCCGCCAGCCTGAACTTCCCGGATCTGCTGATCGTGCAGAACAAGTACCAGATGAAGCCGCCGCTGCCCTTTGTGCCCGGCACCGAGTTCGCCGGCGTGGTCGAGGCGCTGGGCGAGGGCGTCAAGGGCTTCAAGGTCGGTGACACGGTGGCGGCGTTTTCGGGCACCGGCGGCTTCGGCACCCATGCCAACATCAGCGCGATGGTGGCCATGCCCTTGCCCGCCGGCTTCTCGTTCGAAGACGCCTCGGCCTTTGTCTGCACCTACGCCACCAGCCATCACGCACTGATCGACCGCGCCGCCTTGCAGCCCGGCGAGACAGTGCTGGTGCTGGGCGCGGCCGGCGGCGTGGGCACGGCGGCGATCCAGATTGCCAAGGCGGCCGGCGCGCGCGTCATCGCGGCCGCCTCCAGCGACGAGAAGTGCGCCCGCTGCACCGAGATCGGCGCCGACGCAACGATCAACTACAGCAAGGCCCATCTGCGCGACGAGCTGAAGGCGCTGACCGGCGGCAAGGGCCCGGACGTGGTCTACGACCCGGTCGGTGGCGATCTGGCCGAGCCGGTGTTCCGCTCCATCGCCTGGCGCGGCCGCTATCTGGTGATCGGCTTTGCCCAGGGCGCCATTCCCGCCCTGCCCTTGAACCTGGCCCTGCTCAAGGGCGCATCGGTCGTGGGCGTGTTCTGGGGCGAGTTTGCCAAGCGCGAGCCGCGCCGCAATGCAGCAGCTTTGCAACAGTTGGCCCAGTGGTATGCCGAGGGCAAGATCAAGCCGGTGCTGGACCAGGTGCTGCCCATGGCCCAGCTGCCGCAGGCCTTTGCCCGCATGGGCAGCCGCCAGGTGGTGGGCAAGCTGGTGCTGGTCAACACCTGA
- a CDS encoding peptidoglycan DD-metalloendopeptidase family protein — translation MNTPSLAATLTGLTAAVLLSACGSTLNRAPVEQRPTGPVTARPGSTTAPNATPAATPEAGKVLPGAENAGKPGYYTIKPGDTLIRIGLDNGQNWRDLVKWNGLDNPNLIEVGQVLRVLPPNVDAAAASTRGVSSAKVETRPLDAKPGAPSGAASGTAVAAAASAAPTPPAPAAAKDGDEDVNWAWPASGALLAGFDEARNKGLAIGGKPGDPVLAAADGRVVYAGSGLRGYGNLVIIKHNATYLTAYAHNQTLLVKEDQAVRRGQKIAEMGSSDADQVKLHFEVRKQGKPIDPAKLLPAR, via the coding sequence GTGAACACCCCCTCGCTGGCTGCCACGCTGACCGGCCTGACGGCTGCCGTGCTGCTGTCTGCCTGCGGCTCCACGCTGAACCGCGCGCCGGTCGAGCAGCGGCCCACCGGCCCGGTGACAGCCAGGCCGGGCTCGACGACCGCGCCGAACGCCACCCCGGCAGCGACACCTGAAGCGGGCAAGGTGCTGCCCGGCGCCGAGAACGCCGGCAAGCCCGGCTACTACACGATCAAGCCCGGCGACACCCTGATTCGCATCGGCCTTGACAATGGCCAGAACTGGCGCGATCTGGTCAAGTGGAACGGTCTCGACAACCCGAATCTGATCGAAGTCGGCCAGGTGCTGCGCGTGCTGCCGCCCAATGTCGATGCCGCTGCGGCCAGTACCCGCGGCGTCAGCAGTGCCAAGGTGGAGACCCGGCCCCTGGATGCCAAGCCGGGCGCTCCTTCGGGCGCGGCCTCGGGCACCGCAGTGGCCGCGGCGGCTTCGGCTGCCCCGACACCGCCGGCGCCCGCCGCTGCCAAGGACGGTGACGAGGACGTGAACTGGGCCTGGCCGGCCTCCGGCGCCTTGCTGGCCGGTTTTGACGAGGCCCGCAACAAGGGCCTGGCCATTGGTGGCAAGCCCGGCGACCCGGTGCTGGCGGCGGCCGACGGCCGTGTGGTCTATGCCGGTTCCGGCTTGCGCGGTTACGGCAATCTGGTCATCATCAAGCACAACGCCACCTACCTGACGGCCTATGCCCACAACCAGACTTTGCTGGTCAAGGAGGACCAGGCGGTGCGGCGCGGGCAGAAGATCGCCGAGATGGGCTCCAGCGACGCCGATCAGGTCAAGTTGCATTTCGAAGTGCGCAAGCAAGGCAAGCCGATAGATCCGGCCAAGCTGCTGCCGGCACGCTAG
- a CDS encoding response regulator transcription factor: MAVKVLIVEDNPVARSFLNRVVKESFSDPMEITEVGDLLGARRQLEKAKLEAEQDSQHVFKLILVDLELPDGSGLEFLTEVAGYPAVKIVTTLYSDDDHLFPALQCGADGYLLKEDRFEVLVEELQKIVRGQPPLSPAIARRLLSHFRPASSPNSGMAPLDSGFAPLGGSAASAGGPNSRSVWMEPAPEWERLTPRESEVLTYLSKGFTIKEIANLMGIKWFTVNDHIKSIYKKLNVSSRAEAAVLASKQGLV, translated from the coding sequence ATGGCTGTCAAAGTTCTGATCGTCGAGGACAACCCGGTTGCCAGGAGTTTCCTGAACCGTGTCGTCAAGGAAAGCTTCAGTGATCCGATGGAGATCACCGAAGTGGGCGATCTGCTGGGCGCTCGGCGCCAGCTGGAGAAGGCCAAGCTCGAGGCCGAGCAGGACAGCCAGCATGTGTTCAAGCTGATCCTCGTCGATCTGGAGCTGCCCGATGGCAGCGGCCTGGAGTTCCTAACCGAGGTTGCCGGCTATCCGGCGGTGAAGATCGTCACCACGCTCTACTCGGATGACGACCACCTGTTCCCAGCCCTGCAATGCGGCGCCGACGGCTATCTGCTGAAGGAAGACCGCTTCGAGGTGCTGGTCGAGGAGTTGCAGAAGATCGTGCGCGGCCAGCCGCCGCTGTCTCCGGCCATTGCGCGGCGCCTGCTGTCCCACTTCCGCCCGGCCAGCAGCCCCAACTCGGGCATGGCACCGCTGGACTCCGGCTTCGCGCCGCTGGGCGGCAGCGCGGCCTCGGCGGGTGGCCCGAATTCCCGCTCGGTGTGGATGGAGCCGGCGCCCGAATGGGAGCGCCTCACCCCCCGCGAGAGCGAGGTGCTGACCTATCTGAGCAAGGGTTTCACGATCAAGGAAATCGCCAATCTGATGGGCATCAAGTGGTTCACCGTCAACGACCACATCAAGTCCATCTACAAGAAGCTGAATGTGTCCAGCCGCGCCGAAGCGGCCGTGCTGGCCAGCAAACAGGGCCTGGTCTGA
- a CDS encoding protein-L-isoaspartate(D-aspartate) O-methyltransferase, producing the protein MSEGRAKRFPLPLNKVGQPAAGPARTVLRPQLHLQQAADHAARQTAPTGLGLDSAGVRLRMVQRLQQDGLRDERVLQALSGVPRHLFVDTALATQAYEDTSLPIGHGQTISKPSVVGRMIALLLGGGHAQSSGQLGKVLEIGTGCGYQAAVLAQLAREVVSIERLRPLHDKARENLAAMRAHKIRLIYGDGRLGHRPSAPYDSIIAAAGGDDLPPDWLSQLAPGGRLIAPMSQATGQGQVLVVVDHVLERGVTRFVRNAYEAVHFVPLKSGVM; encoded by the coding sequence ATGAGCGAAGGGCGCGCCAAGCGCTTCCCCTTGCCGCTGAACAAGGTCGGCCAGCCGGCGGCCGGACCGGCTCGCACGGTGCTGCGCCCGCAGCTGCATCTGCAGCAGGCCGCCGACCATGCTGCGCGCCAGACGGCGCCCACCGGTTTGGGCCTGGACTCGGCCGGCGTGCGCCTGCGCATGGTGCAGCGCCTGCAGCAGGACGGCCTGCGCGACGAGCGCGTGCTGCAGGCCCTGAGCGGCGTGCCTCGCCATCTGTTCGTTGACACCGCCCTGGCCACCCAGGCCTATGAGGACACCAGCCTGCCGATCGGCCATGGCCAGACCATCTCCAAGCCTTCGGTCGTCGGGCGCATGATTGCCTTGCTGCTGGGTGGCGGCCATGCCCAGAGCAGCGGCCAGCTCGGCAAGGTGCTGGAGATAGGCACCGGCTGCGGCTACCAGGCGGCGGTGCTGGCCCAGCTGGCGCGCGAGGTGGTGTCGATCGAGCGCCTGAGGCCGCTGCATGACAAGGCACGCGAGAACCTGGCCGCCATGCGTGCGCACAAGATCCGCCTCATTTACGGCGACGGGCGGCTGGGCCACAGGCCCAGCGCCCCCTACGACAGCATCATTGCCGCCGCCGGTGGAGACGATCTGCCACCCGACTGGCTGAGCCAGTTGGCGCCCGGCGGCCGGCTGATCGCGCCCATGTCCCAGGCCACCGGTCAGGGTCAGGTCTTGGTGGTGGTCGACCACGTGCTGGAGCGAGGCGTTACAAGATTTGTGCGCAACGCCTATGAGGCTGTGCACTTCGTCCCCCTAAAATCGGGCGTCATGTAG
- the rlmD gene encoding 23S rRNA (uracil(1939)-C(5))-methyltransferase RlmD translates to MTTDQEWLNVESLDLEAQGVAHSSEGKVVFIEGALPGEQVQVNAGRRKKNWEQATMTAMRRESSQRVEPGCPHFGLHAGACGGCKMQHLHVAAQVAVKQRVLEDNLWHLGKVRAETLLRPIEGPAWGYRYRARMSVRYVHKKATVLVGFHERKSRYVADMQSCAVLPKKVSDMLMPLRALVQSMDQIERLPQIELAMGDQVIALVLRHLEPLTDADLARLRAFAAEHGVQWWLQPKGPDTVHLLDEGGPELAYSLPEFGVVMPFKPTDFTQVNHSINQVLVGRALRLLDAQKDERVIDWFCGLGNFTLPIATQAREVLGIEGSEALVQRSRENAQRNGLSERTSFVARNLFEMTPELLAADGQADKWLIDPPREGAFALVKALADIHQNPELAPGWQPPKRIVYVSCGPSTLARDAGLLVHQAGYRCVSAGAVNMFPHTAHVESMAVFERI, encoded by the coding sequence ATGACGACAGATCAAGAATGGCTCAACGTAGAGTCGCTGGACCTCGAAGCCCAAGGGGTGGCCCATAGCAGCGAGGGCAAGGTGGTGTTCATCGAAGGGGCGCTGCCGGGCGAGCAAGTCCAGGTCAACGCCGGCCGGCGCAAGAAGAACTGGGAGCAGGCCACGATGACGGCGATGCGGCGCGAAAGCTCGCAGCGCGTCGAACCCGGCTGCCCGCACTTCGGCCTGCATGCCGGCGCCTGCGGCGGTTGCAAGATGCAGCATCTGCATGTGGCGGCCCAGGTGGCGGTCAAGCAGCGGGTGCTGGAAGACAATCTCTGGCACCTGGGTAAGGTCAGAGCCGAGACCCTGCTGCGCCCGATCGAAGGCCCGGCCTGGGGCTACCGCTACCGCGCCCGCATGTCGGTGCGCTATGTCCACAAAAAGGCCACGGTGCTGGTCGGCTTCCATGAGCGCAAGAGCCGCTATGTGGCCGATATGCAGAGCTGCGCCGTGCTGCCCAAGAAGGTCAGCGACATGCTGATGCCCTTGCGCGCGCTGGTGCAGAGCATGGACCAGATTGAACGCCTGCCGCAGATCGAACTGGCCATGGGCGACCAGGTCATCGCCCTGGTGCTGCGCCACCTCGAACCGCTGACCGACGCGGATCTGGCCCGGCTGCGCGCCTTCGCCGCCGAGCACGGCGTGCAGTGGTGGTTGCAGCCCAAGGGCCCGGACACCGTCCATCTGCTCGACGAAGGCGGCCCGGAACTGGCCTACTCGCTGCCCGAGTTCGGCGTCGTCATGCCCTTCAAGCCGACCGACTTCACCCAGGTCAACCACTCGATCAACCAGGTGCTGGTCGGCCGCGCGCTGCGCCTGCTCGATGCACAGAAGGACGAACGGGTGATCGACTGGTTCTGCGGCCTGGGCAACTTCACGCTGCCGATCGCCACCCAGGCACGCGAGGTGCTGGGCATCGAGGGCAGCGAGGCCCTGGTGCAGCGCTCACGCGAGAACGCCCAGCGCAACGGCCTCAGCGAGCGCACAAGCTTCGTCGCCCGCAATCTGTTCGAAATGACGCCCGAACTGCTGGCCGCCGACGGCCAGGCTGACAAATGGCTGATCGACCCGCCGCGCGAGGGCGCGTTTGCCCTGGTCAAGGCGCTGGCCGACATCCATCAGAACCCGGAGTTGGCGCCGGGCTGGCAGCCGCCGAAGCGCATCGTCTATGTCAGCTGCGGGCCGTCCACCCTGGCCCGCGATGCGGGCCTCTTGGTGCACCAGGCCGGCTACCGCTGCGTGTCGGCGGGGGCGGTGAATATGTTCCCGCATACCGCGCACGTTGAGAGCATGGCGGTGTTCGAGCGGATCTAA
- the rpoS gene encoding RNA polymerase sigma factor RpoS: protein MNGSKRAAPKLGLPQGPRGPDLDGMAEGTPKADLDDLTPPALLQLDAADNVTGNALQSYLRDIRRTPLLTPQEEYDTALRARAGDFEARQAMIEHNLRLVVSIAKNYLGRGLPMSDLIEEGNLGLMHAIGKFEPERGFRFSTYASWWIRQSVERALMHQARLVRLPVHVVRELNHVLKARRMLEAAHGHPGSSNLDGADAVPDLNAPDGGEGTVRAEDIAKLLGRPVAEVAELLTYAEYPTSLDAPLDRNGGDGGESMLDLVADEHALDPLGLTLSHELDLLLKHGMEGLNDREREVLSGRYGLADREPETLELLALRLGLTRERIRQIQQEALVKLKRNMVRHGVDRDAIF, encoded by the coding sequence ATGAATGGTTCAAAGCGTGCTGCACCCAAGCTTGGCCTGCCCCAGGGGCCGCGCGGGCCTGATCTCGACGGCATGGCCGAGGGCACGCCCAAGGCCGACCTCGACGACCTCACGCCACCGGCATTGCTGCAGCTCGATGCCGCCGACAACGTCACCGGCAATGCGTTGCAGAGCTATCTGCGCGACATCCGCCGCACGCCGCTGCTGACCCCCCAGGAGGAATACGACACCGCGCTGCGCGCCCGTGCCGGCGACTTCGAGGCCCGGCAGGCGATGATCGAGCACAACCTGCGCCTGGTCGTCAGCATCGCCAAGAACTACCTCGGCCGCGGCCTGCCGATGAGCGACCTGATCGAGGAGGGCAATCTGGGCCTGATGCACGCCATCGGCAAGTTCGAGCCGGAGCGCGGCTTCCGTTTCTCGACCTATGCCAGTTGGTGGATACGCCAGAGTGTCGAGCGTGCGCTGATGCACCAGGCCCGCCTGGTGCGGCTTCCGGTGCATGTGGTGCGCGAGCTCAATCACGTGCTGAAGGCGCGCCGCATGCTGGAGGCCGCCCATGGGCATCCCGGCTCCAGCAACCTGGACGGCGCCGACGCAGTGCCCGATCTGAACGCCCCCGATGGCGGCGAGGGCACGGTGCGCGCCGAAGACATTGCCAAGCTGCTGGGCCGTCCGGTGGCCGAGGTGGCCGAGCTGCTGACCTATGCCGAGTACCCGACCTCGCTCGATGCGCCACTGGACCGCAACGGCGGTGATGGCGGCGAGTCGATGCTGGACCTGGTGGCCGACGAGCATGCGCTGGACCCGCTGGGTCTGACCCTGAGCCACGAGCTGGACCTGCTGCTCAAGCACGGCATGGAGGGGCTCAACGACCGCGAGCGCGAGGTGCTGTCGGGCCGCTATGGCCTGGCCGACCGCGAGCCCGAGACCCTGGAGCTGCTGGCCCTGCGTCTGGGCCTGACCCGTGAACGCATACGCCAGATCCAGCAGGAGGCGCTGGTCAAGCTCAAGCGCAATATGGTGCGGCACGGCGTCGACCGAGACGCCATCTTCTGA
- a CDS encoding Bax inhibitor-1 family protein, which yields MNESLHTVLGGNASAGSMATQRQRVLRNTYWLLALSLVPTVLGAWVGVSTGILSTMGNGMSAILFMAGAFGFMFAIEKTKESSTGVYVLLGFTFFMGLMLSRMLAVILGYKNGSSLIMTAFGGTAGVFFAMASLSSVIKRDLSGMGKFLMVGAVILLVVGLVNIFVQSSALMLTMLVLSIAVFSAFMLYDIKRIIDGGETNYISATLALYLDVYNVFQSLLALLGIFGGDRD from the coding sequence ATGAATGAAAGCCTGCACACCGTCTTGGGTGGCAACGCATCTGCTGGGTCCATGGCGACCCAGCGCCAGCGCGTGCTGCGAAACACCTACTGGCTGTTGGCCCTGTCCCTGGTACCCACGGTGCTGGGCGCCTGGGTCGGCGTCAGCACCGGCATCCTGTCCACCATGGGCAATGGCATGAGCGCCATCCTGTTCATGGCCGGCGCCTTCGGCTTCATGTTCGCGATCGAGAAGACCAAGGAGTCGAGCACCGGCGTCTATGTGCTGCTGGGCTTCACCTTCTTCATGGGCCTGATGCTGTCGCGCATGCTGGCCGTGATACTGGGCTACAAGAACGGCTCCTCGCTGATCATGACCGCGTTCGGCGGCACGGCAGGGGTGTTCTTCGCGATGGCCTCGCTGTCGTCGGTCATCAAGCGCGACCTGTCCGGCATGGGCAAGTTCCTGATGGTCGGCGCGGTGATACTGCTGGTGGTCGGCCTGGTCAATATCTTCGTGCAGTCCTCGGCGCTGATGCTGACGATGCTGGTGCTGTCCATCGCCGTGTTCTCGGCCTTCATGCTGTACGACATCAAGCGCATCATCGACGGCGGCGAGACCAACTACATCAGCGCCACGCTGGCCCTGTACCTGGACGTCTACAACGTGTTCCAAAGCCTGCTGGCCCTGCTGGGCATCTTTGGTGGTGACCGCGACTGA
- a CDS encoding heme-binding protein — translation MNHKPVLTLADVRSIAAAAEAEAVAHQWAVSIAIVDDGGHLLWLQRLDGAAPISAQIAPAKANTAALGRRESKVYEDMVNQGRVSFLSAPGLQGLLEGGVPILVEGQCVGAVGVSGVKSSEDVQIARAGIAALQG, via the coding sequence ATGAATCACAAACCCGTTCTGACCCTTGCCGATGTGCGCAGCATCGCCGCCGCAGCCGAAGCCGAGGCGGTGGCCCATCAGTGGGCCGTCAGCATTGCCATCGTCGACGATGGCGGCCATCTGCTGTGGCTGCAGCGCCTGGACGGTGCAGCACCGATCTCCGCCCAGATCGCCCCGGCCAAGGCCAATACGGCTGCGCTGGGCCGCCGCGAAAGCAAGGTCTACGAGGACATGGTCAACCAGGGCCGCGTCTCCTTCCTGAGCGCGCCCGGCCTGCAGGGCCTGCTGGAGGGGGGCGTGCCCATCCTGGTCGAGGGCCAGTGTGTCGGTGCGGTGGGCGTCAGCGGTGTGAAATCAAGCGAAGACGTGCAGATCGCGCGCGCCGGCATTGCCGCGCTGCAGGGCTGA
- a CDS encoding S9 family peptidase, translating into MLNRLAALGLSALLLPGLAHSQALSVPAGMRAEGLPPLSARPEPLLQQYQDLNPHSFVAWHPARVEMLVLATHGEVRQLHRLRQPMGRLEPLTDGADPVASAVYEPQRGNFIVFSRDLGGDEAFQLFRLDPDTRRSEPLSERGRKVGDYRLSPDGRWLAYTSLSLDASSNTAAEGGGRQVNVELRLLNPLDTQSQRLLLRVEKERLSNLHFSADGKFLLFAHSEGGAPSSSWRVELANGRLSRLSADLDESPATPTEPDKAEAFDNWVWSSSPGTEYQSLQVFNLANGEKRRFELGAPYDIEAVAGPRQPDQPVATLINQGGISRLRLFDVQRSSFLPTLNLDLPAGVMSAPQWHAQQPLLAFTHSSARSPGEVIVYNHAERNFVAWTGRHPRISAQAVVEPRAIRWTSFDGREISGFYYPAGSNFPGKRPVIISLHGGPAAQARPSFLGRMSAYPAQLGVALIYPNVRGSSGYGKSFQDLDNGRKREDSVKDVGALLDWIAQQPELDASRVLVQGGSYGGYMALAMATLYSDRIAGSIARVGISNFVSFLEHTESYRRDNRRMEYGDERIPEMRSFQQSISPLTRADRIRKPLMIVHGMNDPRVPYGEAVQMVQAVRRNGTPVWFLAAEDEGHGFKKSANATFLFRATLEFTKQVLSLPP; encoded by the coding sequence ATGCTGAACCGTCTCGCCGCCCTGGGCCTCAGTGCCCTGCTGTTGCCCGGGCTGGCCCACTCACAGGCCCTGTCGGTGCCGGCAGGCATGCGCGCCGAGGGGCTGCCGCCGCTGTCGGCGCGGCCCGAACCGCTGCTGCAGCAGTACCAGGACCTGAATCCGCACAGCTTTGTCGCCTGGCACCCGGCGCGCGTCGAGATGCTGGTGCTGGCCACCCATGGCGAGGTGCGCCAGTTGCATCGCCTGCGCCAGCCCATGGGGCGTCTGGAGCCGCTGACCGATGGCGCCGATCCGGTAGCCTCGGCCGTCTACGAGCCGCAGCGTGGCAACTTCATCGTCTTCAGCCGCGACCTGGGCGGCGACGAGGCCTTCCAGCTGTTCCGCCTCGACCCGGACACCCGCCGCAGCGAGCCGCTGAGCGAGCGCGGCCGCAAGGTCGGCGACTACCGGCTCTCGCCCGACGGCCGCTGGCTGGCCTACACCTCGCTGAGCCTGGACGCCAGCAGCAACACCGCGGCCGAGGGCGGCGGACGCCAGGTCAATGTCGAGCTGCGCCTGCTCAATCCGCTCGACACCCAATCGCAGCGACTGCTGCTGCGGGTGGAGAAGGAGCGCCTGTCGAATCTTCACTTCAGCGCGGACGGCAAGTTCCTCTTGTTCGCCCACTCCGAGGGCGGCGCGCCCAGCAGCAGCTGGCGGGTGGAGTTGGCCAACGGAAGGCTGTCGCGCCTGAGCGCCGATCTCGATGAGTCCCCTGCCACACCGACTGAACCGGACAAGGCAGAGGCGTTCGACAACTGGGTCTGGTCGAGCAGCCCGGGCACGGAGTACCAATCGCTGCAGGTATTCAATCTGGCCAATGGCGAGAAGCGCCGCTTCGAGCTGGGCGCGCCCTACGACATCGAGGCAGTGGCCGGTCCCAGGCAGCCCGACCAGCCGGTGGCGACCCTGATCAACCAGGGCGGCATCTCGCGCCTGCGCCTGTTCGACGTGCAGCGCAGCAGCTTCCTGCCGACGCTGAACCTGGACCTGCCCGCCGGCGTGATGAGTGCGCCGCAATGGCATGCCCAGCAACCGCTGCTGGCCTTCACCCACAGCTCGGCACGCAGCCCCGGCGAGGTCATTGTCTACAACCATGCCGAGCGCAACTTCGTCGCCTGGACGGGGCGCCATCCGCGCATCAGCGCGCAGGCCGTGGTCGAACCGCGGGCTATACGCTGGACCAGCTTCGACGGCCGCGAGATCAGCGGCTTCTACTACCCCGCCGGGTCGAATTTCCCGGGCAAGCGGCCCGTCATCATCAGCCTGCATGGCGGTCCGGCGGCCCAGGCCCGGCCGAGCTTTCTGGGCCGCATGAGCGCCTATCCGGCCCAGTTGGGCGTGGCCCTGATCTATCCCAATGTGCGCGGCTCCTCGGGCTATGGCAAGAGCTTCCAGGACCTGGACAACGGCCGCAAGCGCGAGGACTCGGTCAAGGACGTCGGCGCCCTGCTCGACTGGATCGCCCAGCAGCCCGAGCTCGATGCCAGCCGTGTGCTGGTGCAGGGCGGCAGCTATGGCGGCTATATGGCGCTGGCCATGGCCACGCTCTACTCGGACCGCATTGCCGGCAGCATCGCGCGCGTGGGCATTTCCAACTTCGTCAGCTTTCTGGAGCACACCGAGAGCTACCGCCGCGACAACCGGCGCATGGAGTATGGCGACGAGCGCATCCCCGAAATGCGCAGTTTCCAGCAAAGCATTTCACCGCTGACCCGGGCCGACCGCATACGCAAGCCGCTGATGATCGTCCATGGCATGAACGACCCGCGCGTGCCCTACGGCGAGGCGGTGCAGATGGTGCAGGCGGTGCGCCGCAATGGCACTCCGGTGTGGTTTCTGGCCGCCGAGGACGAGGGTCATGGCTTCAAGAAAAGCGCCAACGCGACGTTTCTGTTCCGCGCGACCCTGGAGTTCACCAAGCAGGTGCTGAGCCTGCCTCCCTGA